aaaaaacagaggtttatgacatttattatttagtattcTATTTTTGGAAATAGAATTTGAATTTTAAGGTTGAAGGCCAAAAATACCTGAATTAACGGTTAATCGCAGATAAGAATGGAGTATATATTACtgaatttttggatttttttagaGATAGTATCCATTAATGGGGTCTTTGAATGTTTGTCGCTAATCATCCGCTTAAACCTAATTACCTCATTATCTAgggaaagaaaacaaaaatctacACACTACATTTTAGCTTATCCCCAATAAAGTGGCTCATGAAACTGGCAGCATTACATTATCATGGCATTAGAGGTAATGAACCAGATACACACTACATTTTAGCTTATCCCCAAAAGATAAGATGTAGTAATTTACTACTAGTAAAGCCTATAAACCCCGACCAAACACCAACCATTGATTGAGATGAGCCATTTGAGAATCACGACTTGCTTTTTAACTTacatacaacaaaaaaaaacacacagaaCAGAgtatttcaaacaaaaaataaaaacatggaTGATGAAGAACCCTAAACACAGTTCGTCCATCTCTAAAGCCATCCCTCtgttattttgttctttttctctGGTTATTCTTTTCAGACGAAGTAAGGtccagagaaagaagaaaaacaagacTAAGACTCTAAATATGTACTACTAGAAatagagaaacaaagaaagaaacaagGTCTTGTAGTTGTAGATTCACCTTGGTTTTAGGTCTAAGCAACTTTAATGATACTGCTATTGCTATCTCCGTCAATGAAGCTTGGCATCATCGTGAAAGCTATAAAGATAAGGACTACCTTGGAGATAAAGTTAACTATTATTATTGTTGTAATTATCTGTGGTCCTAATCTCCTTAAAGATAGGAACTCTTTCTTGTATATAAACATCACGTACATGAATATAATCAACAGTTTACATTCTATTTTAAAAGTCGAATGTCTTGAGTTGGATTGTTCGTTAAGATTATAGGACAAAGAAAGGTTGAGAGTAAGCGGAGAAGGGATGATTGCAGCATCTCTGTTTAGATTTAATGCAGGATTTACTTGGAATGTTACTGGGACAAGATTTGAGGATGCATCGTTGGAATGATATGTATGTTGTGCATTCTCAGAATCTCAGTTCTTGTAGGCAGAGCAGCTTCAGGAAAAAACTTGCATAAGTTGATGTATAGAGCTGATGTTAGTTTCAGGTAGTGATGAGTTTTCGTGAGCATGACGCACTTGCAGCTTTGAAGTGAGGTTGCACTTCTATGCAGAGAGCCAGCATCATTACTCGTTACTCACTTTAAATTCGCTATTTGATTTGTATCCgatttgaaaattcaaatatcGGGTGTTGTCAAAGGCAGATAACAAGTTGACAATTCTCATTATTTGCAAGATCAAGTTGAGTATCAAGTATCATTAGTATTTTTAGTATTAACTATTTACTTACCCCGTTACTTGTTTCATTActtattatttgttatataatctattaaatatatgttcatATATTTCTTTTCGTTTACTTGCATTTAGAATTGGACACAAGTactcattattttttatatatttgttatatgttttgttattatttgttACTTGTCTAGAAAAGACATTTTTATCATCACAAAATTATACAatgcttatatatatacatatatatattcatatatttttaatttttcttctttaaaatatgaacaaatatttagtttaaaataattcaCATGTTATTTTTActagaataaacaaaacaaattttcatATCTATTTCTAATAGAATATTATTTACTAAGTGTTTTTTGAATACTCAGAAAAATTCTTACATAATTCACAAGTAATCATATATAATTCACAAATACTCCTAAATAACAAGTAATGGAGCGGGGCAAATAACTTGTAAGTCATTTTTGATCAAGTACTCCAAATAATAAGTATTTGTTTTTATCAAGTCAAGTACAagtagaaaattttattattatcatgcAAGACAAGTTAAGTAGCAAATACACACGGAATAAACGAGTATTCACCTTGTGCCAGCCCTAAACCAACCAAATCGCAATCGGATCAAGCCCGACTTGGATTCTCCTAAACCGGAAAGCAGAGCAACATTTTTTTACATTCTCTTCTGTTGAAAATTTGgtatccttctgttctggaaaaggaaaaaaattccAGAGTTTTCTCAACTTCAGGTTGGTAAGTCAAATATCTGACCATAAGGGTCTTGCTTGAGGTGAATTCGAAGAAGCTTCTTCAATGGGTACATACATGattctataaaatatatgagTAAGACTATTCTTTCACGAGAGATTCTttgtattataatataataacgTATAATATTCCAGAAGATTGTTGACGattagtataaaaaataaaagaattcaAGAAGAAGCAAATCAAAAGAAGTCATTGTTGTTGTTCACGTACACAAGGTTTGACCGTAGAAACACGTTCTTTTGGAAGTACGAAATGGTTTGTGTATATAAACACAATCATAGAAAACGAAAGATATTCACAAAACAAACTTGGAGATCAAATTTCCTTTAGTTTGTGTAAATTACAAACCAATTCATCTCTGTGATATAAAGCTTTTCCAGAAGATATATATAATGAACGGAGGAGCATCGTGGGCTGACCAATGGGACAATAGCGCCAAAGGAGGTCGTATTGGCGGTGGTGCCGTCGTCCAAAGCAGCGGAGGTGGTGCTGCATCGAACTCGAACACTGCTAAGTATAAGGAGAAACTGGGACAAGGTTTAGACAAGACAAAAGCTGTAGCTTCTTCTGGTTTAAAGAAGCTCAAGACTGGCTCTGCTATGGGCTTTCGTTGGG
The Raphanus sativus cultivar WK10039 chromosome 1, ASM80110v3, whole genome shotgun sequence DNA segment above includes these coding regions:
- the LOC108826490 gene encoding uncharacterized protein LOC108826490; translated protein: MNGGASWADQWDNSAKGGRIGGGAVVQSSGGGAASNSNTAKYKEKLGQGLDKTKAVASSGLKKLKTGSAMGFRWVKDKYHKTTNKH